In Gordonia phthalatica, one genomic interval encodes:
- a CDS encoding DUF4307 domain-containing protein, which translates to MSTSDGGHDQQTPRSGPRATYPTDRSPSAKRRWFYVLAVAVIAAGVGIAYIGYQRFGDPDISGQATAYELLSPDRVAVQYTVNRTNPDDAVVCIVRARAKDGSEVGRREILIPPGSQTQVGARTEVSTSKPAVIGELFGCGTDVPSYLKPNA; encoded by the coding sequence GTGAGCACATCAGACGGGGGCCATGACCAGCAGACTCCGCGCAGCGGCCCCCGAGCGACGTACCCCACAGACAGGTCGCCGAGTGCCAAGCGTCGCTGGTTCTACGTGCTGGCGGTCGCGGTGATCGCCGCGGGCGTCGGAATCGCGTACATCGGCTACCAGCGGTTCGGCGACCCCGACATCTCAGGGCAGGCCACCGCTTACGAGCTCCTCTCCCCCGATCGCGTCGCCGTGCAGTACACCGTCAACCGCACCAACCCGGACGACGCCGTCGTGTGCATCGTCCGCGCCCGCGCCAAGGACGGCTCGGAGGTCGGGCGCCGGGAGATCTTGATCCCGCCGGGTTCCCAGACTCAGGTCGGCGCGCGCACCGAGGTGTCGACGTCGAAGCCGGCCGTGATCGGTGAGCTGTTCGGCTGCGGCACCGACGTTCCCTCCTACCTCAAGCCGAACGCGTGA
- a CDS encoding cystathionine beta-synthase: MRIANHVVDLVGNTPLVKLNKVVKPGSGLVAAKVEYMNPGGSSKDRIATRMIDAAEASGELKPGGTIVEPTSGNTGVGLALVAQQRGYKCIFVCPDKVAEDKRNVLRAYGAEVVVCPTAVPPEHPDSYYNVSDRLTRDIEGAWKPNQYENPNGPLSHYETTGPEIWRDTDGKVTHFVAGVGTGGTITGTGRYLKEISEGKVKVVGVDPEGSVYSGGSGRPYLVEGVGEDFWPGAYDPTVPDEIIAVSDADSFEMTRRLAREEGLLVGGSCGMAVVAGLKVAEREGPDAVVVVLLPDGGRGYLSKIFNDDWMSSYGFLRTPLDGVERSESRVGDVLRGKDGALPDLVHTHPQETLRDAIEILREFGVSQMPVVGAEPPITAGEVAGAVSERDLLSAVFEGRANLADPVSAHMGEAFPLIGAGEPVSSAMEALSTSDALMVVEDGKPVGVITRHDLLAFASTHPIVHQQQEEK, encoded by the coding sequence ATGCGTATCGCCAATCATGTCGTGGACCTGGTCGGAAACACTCCACTGGTCAAGCTGAACAAGGTCGTGAAGCCGGGATCGGGCTTGGTTGCGGCCAAGGTCGAGTACATGAACCCGGGCGGCAGCTCCAAGGACCGCATCGCCACCCGCATGATCGATGCGGCCGAGGCGTCCGGTGAGCTCAAGCCCGGCGGAACCATCGTCGAGCCGACCTCCGGAAACACCGGTGTCGGTCTGGCGCTGGTGGCCCAGCAGCGCGGCTACAAGTGCATCTTCGTGTGCCCGGACAAGGTGGCCGAGGACAAGCGGAACGTGCTGCGCGCCTACGGCGCCGAGGTCGTGGTGTGCCCGACCGCCGTCCCGCCGGAGCACCCCGACAGCTACTACAACGTCTCCGACCGCCTGACCCGCGACATCGAGGGCGCGTGGAAGCCGAACCAGTACGAGAACCCGAACGGCCCGCTCAGCCACTACGAGACCACCGGTCCGGAGATCTGGCGCGACACCGACGGCAAGGTGACGCACTTCGTCGCCGGCGTCGGCACCGGCGGCACCATCACCGGCACCGGCCGGTACCTGAAGGAGATCTCCGAGGGCAAGGTCAAGGTGGTCGGCGTCGACCCCGAGGGCTCGGTGTACTCCGGTGGCTCCGGTCGCCCGTACCTCGTCGAGGGCGTCGGCGAGGACTTCTGGCCGGGCGCCTACGACCCGACCGTCCCGGACGAGATCATCGCCGTCTCCGACGCCGACTCCTTCGAGATGACGCGTCGTCTGGCCCGCGAGGAAGGGCTGCTGGTCGGCGGCTCGTGCGGCATGGCTGTGGTCGCCGGGCTGAAGGTCGCCGAGCGTGAGGGCCCCGACGCGGTGGTCGTCGTGCTGCTGCCCGACGGCGGTCGCGGCTACCTGTCGAAGATCTTCAACGACGACTGGATGAGCAGTTACGGCTTCCTGCGCACCCCGCTCGACGGTGTCGAGCGCAGCGAGAGCCGCGTCGGCGACGTCCTCCGCGGCAAGGACGGCGCGCTGCCCGACCTGGTCCACACGCACCCGCAGGAGACCCTGCGCGACGCGATCGAGATCCTCCGCGAGTTCGGCGTCTCGCAGATGCCGGTGGTCGGCGCCGAGCCGCCCATCACCGCGGGCGAGGTCGCGGGTGCCGTCTCCGAGCGCGACTTGCTCAGCGCCGTCTTCGAGGGACGCGCCAACCTGGCCGACCCGGTGTCGGCGCACATGGGGGAGGCCTTCCCTCTCATCGGTGCCGGCGAGCCGGTCTCCTCGGCGATGGAAGCTTTGAGCACCTCGGATGCATTGATGGTGGTGGAGGACGGCAAGCCGGTCGGCGTCATCACCCGCCACGACCTGCTCGCCTTCGCAAGCACGCACCCCATCGTTCACCAGCAGCAGGAGGAGAAGTAG
- a CDS encoding acetyl-CoA C-acetyltransferase, with amino-acid sequence MPEAVIVSTARSPIGRAGKGSLKDVRPDELARQMIATALAKVPELDAADIEDIHLGIGQPGGAGGYNIARSVAVQLGLDHVPGVSVNRYCSSSLQTTRMAMHAIKSGEGDVFISGGVESVSSFGYAGAADGLPNSKNPLFDDAQARTAKTAEGGVAWHDPREDGLIPDVYIPMGQTAENVVSLTGISREDQDRWGVLSQNRAEKAINEGFFAREIDPITLADGTQVSTDDGPRAGTTYEKISQLKPVFRPDGTITAGNACPLNDGAAALVIMSDTKAKALGLKPLARIVATAATGLSPEIMGLGPIEAVRKVLRVAGMSISDIDLFEINEAFAVQVLGSAAELGIDHDKLNVSGGAIALGHPFGMTGARITTTLLNNLNTYDGQFGIETMCVGGGQGMAMVLERL; translated from the coding sequence ATGCCAGAAGCTGTCATTGTCTCCACTGCCCGTTCCCCGATCGGCCGCGCCGGAAAGGGCTCGCTCAAGGACGTCCGTCCCGACGAGCTCGCGCGTCAGATGATCGCCACCGCCCTCGCGAAGGTCCCCGAGCTCGACGCCGCCGACATCGAGGACATCCACCTCGGCATCGGCCAGCCGGGCGGCGCGGGCGGCTACAACATCGCCCGCTCGGTCGCCGTGCAGCTGGGCCTCGATCACGTCCCCGGCGTCTCTGTGAACCGCTACTGCTCGTCGTCGCTGCAGACCACCCGCATGGCGATGCACGCCATCAAGTCCGGTGAGGGCGACGTCTTCATCTCCGGCGGCGTCGAGAGCGTCTCGAGCTTCGGCTACGCCGGTGCCGCCGACGGCCTCCCCAACTCCAAGAACCCGCTGTTCGACGACGCACAGGCGCGCACCGCGAAGACCGCTGAGGGCGGCGTCGCGTGGCACGATCCCCGCGAGGACGGCCTGATCCCCGACGTCTACATCCCGATGGGTCAGACCGCTGAGAACGTCGTTTCGCTGACCGGCATCTCCCGTGAGGACCAGGACCGCTGGGGCGTCCTGAGCCAGAACCGCGCCGAGAAGGCCATCAACGAGGGCTTCTTCGCCCGCGAGATCGACCCGATCACCCTCGCCGACGGCACCCAGGTGTCCACCGACGACGGCCCCCGCGCAGGCACCACCTACGAGAAGATCTCGCAGCTGAAGCCGGTCTTCCGTCCCGACGGCACCATCACCGCTGGTAACGCCTGCCCGCTGAACGACGGCGCCGCCGCCCTCGTCATCATGAGCGACACCAAGGCCAAGGCCCTCGGCCTCAAGCCGCTCGCCCGCATCGTCGCGACCGCGGCCACCGGCCTGTCCCCCGAGATCATGGGCCTCGGCCCGATCGAGGCGGTCCGCAAGGTGCTGCGCGTCGCGGGCATGTCGATCTCCGACATCGACCTGTTCGAGATCAACGAGGCCTTCGCCGTTCAGGTTCTGGGTTCGGCTGCCGAGCTCGGCATCGACCACGACAAGCTGAACGTCTCGGGCGGCGCCATCGCGCTGGGCCACCCGTTCGGCATGACCGGTGCCCGCATCACCACCACCCTGCTGAACAACCTGAACACCTACGACGGCCAGTTCGGCATCGAGACCATGTGTGTCGGTGGCGGCCAGGGCATGGCGATGGTGCTCGAGCGCCTCTAG
- a CDS encoding cystathionine gamma-synthase, with protein MSDQGFSTKAIHAGWDPDGRTGAVNVPIYASSTFAQDGVGGMRDGFEYSRTGNPTRRVLEANLASIEEGTYGRAFASGMAATDALLRATMRPGDHIVFPNDAYGGTFRLIDKVFTQWGLTYSAAPVVDVDAIREAITPQTKLVWIESPTNPLLNVGDIAAIAEVAHAAGAKLVVDNTFASPYLQQPLTHGADVVVHSTTKYLGGHSDVVGGAVITNDEQLDADIAFLQNGAGAVPGPFDAYLTLRGIKTLAVRMERHCDNAEALVEFFSSHPKVEKVLYPGLEDHPGHAAAAKQMRRFGGMISVQLAGGREAALDFCARTKIFTLAESLGGIESLIEHPGAMTHASTAGSLLEVPDNLVRLSVGIEDAADLLEDVRQALA; from the coding sequence GTGTCCGACCAGGGCTTTTCGACCAAGGCGATTCACGCGGGCTGGGATCCCGACGGTCGCACCGGCGCGGTCAACGTGCCGATCTACGCCAGCTCGACGTTCGCTCAGGACGGCGTCGGCGGCATGCGCGACGGCTTCGAGTACTCTCGCACCGGCAACCCGACCCGTCGTGTCCTGGAGGCCAACCTGGCGTCCATCGAGGAGGGCACGTACGGTCGTGCATTCGCCTCCGGCATGGCGGCGACCGATGCGCTGCTGCGCGCCACCATGCGCCCCGGCGACCACATCGTCTTCCCGAACGACGCCTACGGCGGCACCTTCCGCCTCATCGACAAGGTCTTCACCCAGTGGGGTCTGACCTACTCGGCGGCGCCCGTCGTCGACGTCGACGCGATCCGCGAGGCCATCACGCCGCAGACCAAGCTGGTGTGGATCGAGTCGCCGACCAACCCGCTGCTGAACGTCGGCGACATCGCCGCCATCGCCGAGGTGGCGCACGCCGCCGGTGCCAAGCTGGTCGTCGACAACACCTTCGCCAGCCCCTACCTGCAGCAGCCGCTGACTCACGGGGCCGACGTCGTCGTGCATTCGACCACCAAGTACCTGGGCGGCCACTCCGACGTCGTAGGCGGTGCCGTCATCACCAACGATGAGCAGCTCGACGCCGACATCGCGTTCCTGCAGAACGGTGCGGGCGCTGTCCCGGGCCCGTTCGACGCCTACCTCACCCTGCGCGGCATCAAGACCCTCGCCGTCCGCATGGAGCGTCACTGCGACAACGCCGAGGCCCTCGTCGAGTTCTTCAGCTCGCACCCGAAGGTCGAGAAGGTCCTGTACCCGGGCCTGGAGGATCATCCCGGTCACGCCGCCGCTGCCAAGCAGATGCGTCGTTTCGGCGGCATGATCTCCGTGCAGCTCGCCGGTGGCCGTGAGGCCGCGCTCGACTTCTGCGCGCGCACCAAGATCTTCACCCTCGCCGAGTCGCTCGGCGGCATCGAGTCGCTGATCGAGCACCCGGGCGCCATGACCCACGCCTCGACCGCAGGCTCCCTGCTGGAGGTCCCAGACAACCTGGTCCGCCTGTCGGTCGGCATCGAGGACGCCGCCGACCTCCTGGAGGACGTGCGCCAGGCGCTCGCGTAG
- a CDS encoding DUF3558 family protein — protein MQRSRRGLGFAALVLCAITGCSNPTETRNSVPSSSAKPTLRQVDDAGVRLPFDTKFPDRWNQANNGTRYEPCTALLPTELARLGVDATSVRDAAGTNAQTLRGCEWAYRGTEVPARWFVSQFVGNSVGLEEDKRKKSSETYVWLPDVRISGRTAGVHYTASGRYCVTYVQSGRAAVNTMVSVSGRTPPPPSKICDRALAFTRATIGKMPL, from the coding sequence ATGCAGCGTTCTCGGCGTGGCCTTGGATTCGCAGCACTGGTGCTGTGTGCAATTACTGGTTGCTCGAATCCGACTGAAACTCGTAATTCGGTGCCGAGCTCATCGGCGAAGCCGACACTAAGGCAGGTCGACGACGCAGGCGTCCGCCTTCCGTTCGATACAAAGTTTCCGGACCGTTGGAATCAGGCAAATAACGGGACCAGATATGAGCCATGCACTGCCTTGCTTCCGACGGAATTGGCCCGGCTGGGCGTCGACGCTACATCCGTTCGTGATGCCGCCGGAACGAATGCCCAGACGCTACGGGGGTGCGAGTGGGCATATCGTGGCACAGAGGTGCCCGCCCGCTGGTTCGTCAGTCAGTTCGTCGGTAATTCTGTCGGCCTCGAAGAAGACAAGCGCAAAAAATCTTCGGAAACGTATGTCTGGCTTCCTGATGTCCGGATATCTGGGCGCACCGCTGGCGTTCACTACACCGCAAGCGGGCGGTACTGCGTCACCTATGTGCAGTCGGGCCGAGCCGCTGTGAACACGATGGTCAGCGTCTCGGGCCGAACCCCACCCCCACCCTCCAAAATCTGCGACCGAGCCCTGGCGTTCACCCGCGCGACCATCGGGAAGATGCCTCTCTGA
- the mca gene encoding mycothiol conjugate amidase Mca, with protein sequence MAVHAHPDDESSKAAATLAKYAAEGADVMVVTLTGGERGDILNPAMDRPGILENLPEVRRDEMAAAAKALGVDQHWLGFVDSGLPEGDPLPPLPEGCFALVPLEEADERLTKVIRDFRPHVIITYDENGGYPHPDHIKCHEVSMAAWESAGDASKYPDAGEPWTPLKLYYTHGFIRDRILAFAEEFDKNGQENPFTEWLNKWKRNQGDMMARVTTQVECAEYFPKRDEALRAHATQIDPNGFFFAVPMEWQQRLWPTEEFELAHTRVQTDLPENDLFTGIEQA encoded by the coding sequence ATGGCAGTCCATGCCCATCCCGACGACGAGTCGAGCAAAGCGGCGGCCACCCTGGCGAAATACGCCGCCGAAGGCGCGGACGTGATGGTTGTCACGCTGACCGGCGGAGAGCGCGGCGACATCCTGAATCCGGCCATGGATCGGCCCGGCATTCTCGAGAATCTGCCCGAGGTGCGACGCGACGAGATGGCTGCAGCAGCCAAGGCGCTGGGCGTCGATCAGCACTGGCTCGGCTTCGTCGACTCGGGACTGCCCGAAGGGGACCCGCTGCCGCCGCTGCCCGAGGGGTGCTTCGCCCTCGTCCCGCTCGAGGAGGCCGACGAGCGTTTGACGAAGGTGATCCGCGACTTCCGGCCGCACGTGATCATCACGTACGACGAGAACGGCGGCTACCCGCATCCCGACCACATCAAATGCCACGAGGTCTCGATGGCGGCGTGGGAGTCGGCGGGCGACGCCTCGAAGTACCCGGACGCCGGTGAACCGTGGACTCCGCTGAAGCTGTACTACACCCACGGTTTCATCCGCGACCGCATCCTGGCGTTCGCCGAGGAGTTCGACAAGAACGGGCAGGAGAACCCGTTCACCGAATGGCTGAACAAGTGGAAGCGCAACCAGGGCGACATGATGGCCCGCGTCACCACCCAGGTGGAATGCGCCGAGTACTTCCCGAAGCGAGACGAAGCTCTCCGCGCCCACGCCACCCAGATCGACCCCAACGGCTTCTTCTTCGCCGTCCCCATGGAGTGGCAGCAGCGACTGTGGCCGACGGAAGAATTCGAATTGGCGCACACTCGGGTGCAGACCGATCTCCCCGAGAACGACCTCTTCACCGGAATTGAGCAAGCATGA
- a CDS encoding helix-turn-helix domain-containing protein, which yields MPTSDHGSLEWDTYAFAFGHRLVTLRKARGLSQEQVAERSGLHRNAVSNLERAVSNSKSGLANPELSTVYRLARALDVPPVYLIPGANTRILDRAAEQESNQSLSDLERQLRGLISGELPDSVSGAGLREPDWIIERG from the coding sequence GTGCCGACGTCTGACCATGGATCCCTCGAGTGGGATACCTACGCGTTCGCGTTCGGTCATCGGCTGGTGACGCTGCGGAAAGCACGCGGATTGTCGCAAGAACAGGTCGCGGAACGGTCGGGACTGCATCGGAATGCGGTGTCGAATCTGGAGCGCGCGGTCAGCAACAGCAAGTCGGGGTTGGCGAATCCGGAACTGTCGACCGTCTATCGGTTGGCGCGGGCGTTGGACGTGCCGCCGGTCTATCTGATTCCTGGAGCGAACACTCGGATTCTCGATCGGGCGGCCGAGCAGGAGAGCAACCAGTCGCTGTCGGATCTGGAGCGGCAGCTCCGCGGCCTCATCAGCGGGGAGCTTCCGGATTCTGTGTCTGGTGCCGGTCTGCGCGAGCCCGACTGGATCATCGAACGGGGCTGA
- a CDS encoding SRPBCC family protein, translating to MAFDLEPFDESYFDSAPMTYVIDVNIPVTPEKAWAEFTRQNTLDWCRALKSVRYTSPEPYAVGTTRSVALAPGFITMDERFFLWDEDSSTSTYKHAFHGVRASIPGLKKFGEYTEVSPTDSGSRLVWKFAMELGGVGLPSFLSGPISSGAFGTVKNDTVRYFTQR from the coding sequence ATGGCATTCGATCTCGAACCGTTCGACGAGTCCTACTTCGACAGCGCACCGATGACCTACGTGATCGACGTGAACATCCCGGTCACACCGGAGAAGGCGTGGGCGGAGTTCACCCGGCAGAACACCCTCGACTGGTGCCGCGCATTGAAGTCGGTGCGGTACACGTCACCGGAGCCGTACGCGGTCGGGACGACGCGGTCGGTGGCCCTGGCGCCCGGCTTCATCACGATGGACGAACGCTTCTTCCTGTGGGACGAGGACTCCTCGACCTCCACCTACAAGCACGCCTTCCACGGTGTTCGCGCCAGCATTCCGGGGCTGAAGAAGTTCGGTGAGTACACCGAGGTCTCTCCGACCGACAGCGGCTCCCGCCTGGTCTGGAAGTTCGCGATGGAGCTCGGGGGTGTCGGACTGCCGTCGTTCCTGTCGGGCCCGATCTCCAGTGGTGCGTTCGGGACCGTCAAGAACGACACCGTCAGGTATTTCACTCAGCGATGA
- a CDS encoding queuosine precursor transporter: MTRSGKAVFARLSSPYYPVLTAVFVGVMLISNIAATKAVVLFDWLQLDLGPLHVNGLVTDGAFFLFPLSYVIGDVISEVYGFRAMRRTIASGFGVIVLASLCFWVAIELPAADFYDGQAGFEAVLGTVPRIVAAGLAGYVVGELLNSFVLVKMKERAGEQHLWARLIGSTVVGEFFDTLVFCSIAATAIGISTWSDFINYVVIGFAWKTLVEVLIMPVTYAVVRYLKRAEPSYREALDNVTQVTSNVR; the protein is encoded by the coding sequence GTGACCCGGTCCGGCAAGGCGGTCTTCGCACGCCTCTCGAGCCCGTACTACCCGGTGCTGACGGCTGTGTTCGTCGGCGTGATGTTGATCAGCAACATCGCCGCGACCAAGGCCGTCGTGCTGTTCGACTGGTTGCAGCTCGACCTCGGCCCCCTGCACGTGAACGGCCTCGTCACCGACGGCGCCTTCTTCCTTTTTCCGCTCAGCTATGTGATCGGCGACGTGATCAGCGAGGTCTACGGCTTCCGCGCGATGCGTCGCACCATCGCGTCCGGCTTCGGCGTCATTGTGCTTGCGTCCCTGTGCTTCTGGGTGGCGATCGAGCTTCCGGCCGCCGACTTCTACGACGGCCAGGCCGGGTTCGAAGCGGTCCTGGGCACCGTTCCCCGGATCGTGGCCGCGGGTCTGGCCGGGTATGTGGTCGGCGAGTTGCTGAACTCGTTCGTCCTGGTGAAGATGAAGGAACGCGCCGGCGAGCAGCATCTGTGGGCGCGTCTCATCGGTTCGACGGTGGTCGGCGAGTTCTTCGACACGCTGGTGTTCTGCTCCATCGCCGCCACGGCCATCGGCATCAGCACGTGGTCGGACTTCATCAACTACGTCGTCATCGGTTTCGCCTGGAAGACGCTGGTGGAAGTGCTCATCATGCCGGTCACCTACGCCGTGGTCCGCTACCTGAAACGCGCCGAGCCGTCGTATCGCGAAGCGCTGGATAATGTTACGCAGGTCACCTCAAATGTGCGGTAG
- a CDS encoding PQQ-binding-like beta-propeller repeat protein yields the protein MTTGTVESRITPSLFVSAIGVVDGNIVTVGSSGIDRSTSLIISSGTAESLTANWTRSYQRVETGCPGSGDSTYFTADRSVIATGNGMLDFYVRTIDGEPLVDGGLSYTTYQPGVGIVGTRCSSTNSSEVFVYDVSGKLLRRHAPTASSSPKLGIADTAVSPAPYFGEGTLRSFPDGTPVWGAVNPLDDYGLSASAQLIGDTVVVSGSTPTEGYSTAGFSLSDGTKLWGGDSVQIIGQNTWLTDGTRLFSGSSGTLAALDLHTGEQAWSLTYGADNNTATLYRVGDGMLIVTDTELTYVAET from the coding sequence ATGACGACAGGTACGGTCGAATCCCGGATCACTCCGTCCCTGTTCGTGAGCGCCATCGGCGTCGTCGACGGCAACATCGTGACGGTCGGTTCGTCCGGGATCGATCGCTCCACATCGCTCATCATCTCCAGCGGCACTGCCGAGAGTCTGACTGCGAACTGGACACGGTCTTATCAGAGGGTCGAGACAGGCTGCCCGGGATCGGGCGACAGCACCTACTTCACCGCCGACCGCAGTGTGATCGCCACCGGCAACGGCATGCTCGACTTCTACGTCCGCACAATCGACGGCGAGCCGCTCGTCGACGGCGGCCTCTCGTACACCACCTATCAGCCGGGCGTCGGAATCGTCGGAACGCGTTGCTCTTCGACCAACTCATCCGAGGTCTTCGTGTACGACGTGTCCGGCAAGCTGCTCCGCCGGCACGCTCCGACAGCATCGAGTTCCCCGAAGCTCGGTATCGCAGACACCGCGGTCTCGCCCGCCCCGTACTTCGGCGAGGGAACCCTGCGATCCTTTCCCGATGGAACTCCGGTGTGGGGCGCCGTCAACCCCCTCGATGACTACGGACTGTCCGCCTCCGCTCAACTCATCGGCGACACCGTCGTCGTATCCGGATCAACTCCGACCGAGGGGTATTCGACCGCAGGCTTCTCACTCTCCGACGGCACCAAGCTGTGGGGCGGTGACAGCGTGCAGATCATCGGTCAGAACACCTGGCTCACCGATGGCACCAGACTGTTCAGCGGCAGCTCTGGAACACTCGCGGCCCTCGATCTCCACACCGGCGAGCAGGCCTGGTCGCTGACCTACGGTGCCGACAACAACACTGCGACGCTATATCGCGTCGGCGACGGCATGCTGATCGTGACCGACACGGAATTGACGTACGTCGCCGAGACCTGA
- the greA gene encoding transcription elongation factor GreA has protein sequence MTDAGVTWLTQESHDRLKSELDALIANRPVIAAEINERREEGDLKENGGYHAAREEQGQQEARIRQLQDLLNKAHVGEAPTQSGVALPGSVVTVYYDGDESDKETFLIATREEGSGDIEIYSPSSPLGAALIDAKVGETRTYTVPSGAQASVTLVSAEPYQP, from the coding sequence ATGACCGATGCAGGCGTGACTTGGTTGACGCAGGAGTCGCACGATCGCTTGAAGAGTGAGCTCGATGCGCTCATCGCGAATCGTCCGGTCATTGCCGCCGAGATCAATGAGCGTCGCGAAGAAGGCGACCTCAAGGAGAACGGCGGCTACCACGCAGCGCGTGAGGAGCAGGGCCAGCAGGAAGCGCGTATTCGCCAGCTGCAGGATCTGCTGAACAAGGCGCACGTCGGAGAGGCTCCGACGCAGTCCGGCGTCGCCCTCCCCGGTTCGGTCGTCACCGTGTACTACGACGGCGACGAGTCCGACAAGGAGACCTTCCTGATCGCGACGCGTGAAGAGGGTTCCGGCGACATCGAGATCTATTCGCCGAGCTCCCCGCTCGGTGCCGCACTCATCGATGCGAAGGTCGGCGAGACGCGCACCTACACGGTGCCGAGCGGCGCCCAGGCCAGCGTGACGCTGGTCAGCGCCGAGCCGTACCAGCCGTAA
- a CDS encoding DUF559 domain-containing protein, whose translation MGEEQHIAIRTAEFLADHDGVIETTQALNLGMTRDQVHHKTDVGLWRSHARSVFLSAEHHLTDMAAVRIASLAHQGATVDRSSAAWLHGLIDEAPSTVTMSVPRSVHGTCACSILTEIRRRSFPSEDLTTVRGIRTTALPLTVLAAAADLDDGIAIMDRALQTKRVSLRELRAALDRNSGSHGMRNARRLLTAAEGLSESELERKFVRFLRKHRIRGWQQQVWLENRRLDFVWPEERIAVSLHGWAFHHDHDRWERDQETTNMLTGMGWLPLIFTWKRLEFEPDNVLRELSRTLELRQGTM comes from the coding sequence GTGGGAGAAGAACAACACATCGCAATCCGCACGGCGGAATTCCTGGCTGACCACGACGGCGTCATCGAGACGACGCAGGCTCTCAACCTCGGCATGACGCGCGATCAGGTGCATCACAAGACCGATGTCGGGTTGTGGAGGTCGCACGCCCGGTCCGTCTTCCTCAGCGCCGAGCACCATCTCACCGACATGGCCGCCGTCCGGATCGCCTCTCTCGCCCATCAAGGAGCGACAGTCGACCGGTCCTCCGCCGCGTGGCTGCACGGCTTGATTGACGAGGCGCCGTCGACCGTCACGATGTCGGTCCCTCGGTCGGTGCACGGTACCTGTGCGTGCTCGATCCTGACGGAGATACGACGGCGCTCGTTCCCCAGCGAAGACCTGACGACCGTCCGCGGGATCCGAACCACCGCCCTGCCCCTCACAGTGCTCGCTGCCGCCGCAGACCTCGACGACGGCATCGCCATCATGGACCGCGCACTGCAGACGAAGCGAGTATCGCTGAGGGAGCTGCGCGCTGCGCTGGATCGCAACTCCGGGTCGCACGGCATGCGGAACGCGCGCCGACTCCTCACCGCAGCAGAGGGACTGTCGGAGTCCGAGCTGGAACGCAAGTTCGTCCGCTTCCTCCGCAAGCACCGGATCCGCGGCTGGCAGCAGCAGGTGTGGCTCGAAAACCGCCGACTCGACTTCGTCTGGCCCGAGGAACGCATCGCCGTCTCGCTCCACGGCTGGGCGTTCCACCACGACCACGACCGCTGGGAACGCGACCAGGAGACCACCAACATGCTGACCGGAATGGGCTGGCTGCCACTGATCTTCACGTGGAAGCGCCTGGAATTCGAGCCCGACAACGTCCTCCGCGAGCTCAGCCGGACGCTTGAGCTCAGGCAGGGCACCATGTGA